ATTCGATGATCGAAAAACTGATACTGCGTCTTACAAAAAAGATCGTGTCGAATTGTGACGACATTATCATGAACAGGACGTTGGAACTCGATGACGCGGAGATCGGGATCTTCGCATACGGATCGGTGGCCCGTTCCGCTCAGAGCGCTGTTACCAGATGCAGGGCTGAGGGGATAAAGGTCGGGCTTTTAGAGCCGACTGTTTTGTGGCCATTCCCGAAAAATGAAGTCCTGGAGATGGCAAAAAAAGTAAAAGCGATCGTGGTTCCCGAGATGAATCTCGGGCAGATGGCACGCGAGGTCGAACTTGCCGCTCGTTGTGAAGCGGTGGTACATAAACTTGGAAGGGTGGATGGCAACCCCATCGTGCCCGACCAGATCGTGAAGATGGTAAAGGAGGTGGTCTGATTGTTCAACTACCTCGAATACGTAAGAGAAGGAAATTTCCCGCATATATGGTGCTCAGGGTGTGGGGACGGTATAGTCCTGAAAGCATTGATAAGGGCGATGGAAGCTTCCGGCATGTCTCGCGACGAGGCCGTGATGGTCTCCGGCATCGGATGCTCGAGCAGGACTCCGGGGTATGTAGATATCAATACCCTGCATACGACTCATGGCAGGGCTATTCCTTTCGCGACGGGAGTGAAGCACGCCAACCCAGCCCTCAAGGTCATAGTTGTGACTGGTGACGGGGATGCGACAGCGATAGGTGGAAATCATTTCATTCATGCAGCGAGAAGGAATATCGATCTCACTGTCCTCCTCTATAACAATTATATCTACGGGATGACAGGAGGCCAGTGTTCGCCAACGACTCCTATAGGGTCCAAGGCCTCGACAGCGAAGTTCGGAAATATTGAACCCACCTTCAATATCAGTGGCCTGGCTATTGCGGCAGGGGCCTCATTTGTGGCTCGTGCGGACGTATACAACACAAAACAGTGCGAGAAGATGATAGGGCTGGCTCTGGAGAAGAAGGGATTCTCTCTGGTAGAGATCCTTACGCCATGTCCTACGGCTTTCGGACGGAGAAACAAGATGGCCAGTCCCGTCAAGTTGATGGAATGGTTGAGAGACAATACGGTCTCAGGAGCGAAATGGGAAAAGTTGTCCGAAGAGGATCGCGAGGGAAAGATCAGGACTGGCATTTTGATAGATCTGGATAAGCCGGAATATACCGAAGAATACAAGAAGCTCACCGAGAAGCTGAGGACGGTATGATCATGGAGAGATACGAGGTTCGTTTAAGTGGTTCTGGTGGTCAGGGGCTGATTCTGGCAGGTAAGATCCTGGCGGAGGCTGCTGCTATCTATGAAGGCCGCAATGCTGTTCAGACACAGAGTTATGGCCCCGAGGCAAGGGGGGGGGCAAGCAAGGCGGAAGTAGTGATAAGCGATGGGGAGATCGATTACCCGAAAGCTATTGAACTTGACCTGCTGTTGTCACTCACCCAGGAATCGTGCTCGAAATATTCTTCTGATCTCAAGGATGGAAGTATTCTGATCGTGGATTCCGGACTTGTAAAGGAACTGCCTGAAGGTGATTATCGGCTATATTCAGCCCCGATCACTGATATTGCGGTAAACAAGGTCGGTAAAGCGGTAGTGACCAACATCGTAGCACTTGGGATCGTGACGAGAATATCTGGCATCGTTTCTGAGGAATCGATGAAGAAGGCGATCCTTGCCAGGGTTCCAAAAGGGACTGAAGAGTTGAACATGAAGGCCTTTGATGAAGGTTTTAAAGCGGGAGAAGAACTTCTGGGATGAGACTCGTCCACAGAAGTGATTTTTCCATCGAAAATAGTAGCGATCGATCATTAGGGTACCGGAGCGGCATCTTGCCGCTCTGGCTAACAGTTTAGTGGAGGTTACCGATGGCTTCGAAGATGTCCAAGGAAGAACTCCTCGCAAAAGCTCAGCAGCCAGCAAAAGACGCGATGAGGCTCCATCCTTTCTACAAGGGAAAACTCGGAGTGATGCCGAAGTGCTGTATCAGGGACCTGAATGATTTCGCTATCTGGTATACTCCGGGAGTAGCCAAGCCCTGTCTGGATATCAGGGATAATCCCGAAATGGTATACGAACACACGAACAAGGGCAATATGATAGCCGTCATCTCCGATGGTACGCGAGTCCTTGGGCTTGGTGATATAGGTCCTGAGGCGGCGATCCCGGTGATGGAGGGCAAGGCGATCCTTTTCAAGTATCTCGGCGGAGTGGACTGTGTTCAGATCTGTCTCGATACCAAGGATCCGGATGTCTTCATCGAAACGGTAAAGCTTCTTCAGCCATCGTTCGGTGGATTCAACCTCGAGGATATCTCCCAGCCGAAGTGCTTCAGGATTCTAGACACGTTGAGAGAAGAATGTCATATCCCCGTCTGGCATGACGATCAGCAGGGGACAGCTGCTGTAACTGTCGCAGGGCTTATTAATGCCGTCAAGATCGTCGGGAAAGACCTCTCGACAATCAAGGTCGCAATGCTTGGCGCGGGCGCGTCCAATATATGTATCTCCAAGATGATCACAGTAGCTGGTGTCACGATCGAGAATATCGTGATGTGCGACAGCAAAGGTATCATCCACAAGGGACGCGAAGAAGAACTCAGTACAAAATACAAGGAAAAGTGGGAGAGGGCTCAGGTCACAAACGGAGAGAACCTCACGGGAGGACCTGCAGAGGCTATCAAGGGCGCCGATGTGCTTATAGCTCTGTCGACACCAGGACCCGATACCGTGAAACCGGAGTGGATAAAGTCGATGGCAGACGATTCGATCGTCTTTGTCTGCGCAAATCCCATTCCAGAGATCTACCCGTGGGACGCGAAGGAAGCCGGCGCGAGGATCGTTGCTACAGGAAGAAGCGATTTCCCCAACCAGGTAAATAACTCGCTTGGTTTTCCCGGGATCTTCCGTGGGACTCTCGACGTAATGGCTACGACGATCACCGATGAGATGTGTGTCGCTGCCGCGCGGGAACTGGCAAAGGTCCAGGAAGATAAGGGCATGAACGAGGATTGTCTGCTTCCCACGATGGATGACTGGGAAGTGTTCCCTCGCGAGGCAGCCGCTGTAGGAAGAATGGCGATCGAGCAGGGAGTGGCAAAACTGGATCTCACTTATGAGGAGATATTCGAAAAGGCCTCCAAGACCATCAAGCATGCACGTGATTCCTTCAACCTTCTCCAGGATAATGGATTGATAGAGTTGCCGAAGGATTAAGCGATTTGATGAATGAATGAGGAACATGTATTATGTCGAAGGCCGTTCGCCAATGTGGGGAATGGCCTTCGGCGGTAAAAGGTATTGAAAGATTCAAGTTTTCACTCGACATTCAGTGAAAAAACACTAATCTTCAATACGCGAACCGCCTGAAGGGCGGTAGCAATGTTTATGGGCGGTGTGGCGAGTATGTAACTCGTTGATATTATTATAAAAACCGTATCTTGACCCGGAATCACAGCTGGAGGTAGGTGTCATGAGTAAGAGGATGGTGACGATCGACGGTAACGAGGCGACAACCTATTCGGCTCACAAGCTGAACGAGGTATGTGCGATCTACCCGATCACCCCGTCTTCGACGATGGGAGAATTCGCCGATACGTGGTCAGCCAACGGAAGGACAAATATATGGGGGACCATTCCCCAGGTGACAGAGATGCAAAGTGAGGGTGGAGCG
The Candidatus Latescibacterota bacterium DNA segment above includes these coding regions:
- a CDS encoding 2-oxoacid:acceptor oxidoreductase family protein; its protein translation is MERYEVRLSGSGGQGLILAGKILAEAAAIYEGRNAVQTQSYGPEARGGASKAEVVISDGEIDYPKAIELDLLLSLTQESCSKYSSDLKDGSILIVDSGLVKELPEGDYRLYSAPITDIAVNKVGKAVVTNIVALGIVTRISGIVSEESMKKAILARVPKGTEELNMKAFDEGFKAGEELLG
- a CDS encoding NADP-dependent malic enzyme codes for the protein MSKEELLAKAQQPAKDAMRLHPFYKGKLGVMPKCCIRDLNDFAIWYTPGVAKPCLDIRDNPEMVYEHTNKGNMIAVISDGTRVLGLGDIGPEAAIPVMEGKAILFKYLGGVDCVQICLDTKDPDVFIETVKLLQPSFGGFNLEDISQPKCFRILDTLREECHIPVWHDDQQGTAAVTVAGLINAVKIVGKDLSTIKVAMLGAGASNICISKMITVAGVTIENIVMCDSKGIIHKGREEELSTKYKEKWERAQVTNGENLTGGPAEAIKGADVLIALSTPGPDTVKPEWIKSMADDSIVFVCANPIPEIYPWDAKEAGARIVATGRSDFPNQVNNSLGFPGIFRGTLDVMATTITDEMCVAAARELAKVQEDKGMNEDCLLPTMDDWEVFPREAAAVGRMAIEQGVAKLDLTYEEIFEKASKTIKHARDSFNLLQDNGLIELPKD
- a CDS encoding 2-oxoacid:ferredoxin oxidoreductase subunit beta, which encodes MFNYLEYVREGNFPHIWCSGCGDGIVLKALIRAMEASGMSRDEAVMVSGIGCSSRTPGYVDINTLHTTHGRAIPFATGVKHANPALKVIVVTGDGDATAIGGNHFIHAARRNIDLTVLLYNNYIYGMTGGQCSPTTPIGSKASTAKFGNIEPTFNISGLAIAAGASFVARADVYNTKQCEKMIGLALEKKGFSLVEILTPCPTAFGRRNKMASPVKLMEWLRDNTVSGAKWEKLSEEDREGKIRTGILIDLDKPEYTEEYKKLTEKLRTV